A stretch of the Planktothricoides raciborskii GIHE-MW2 genome encodes the following:
- a CDS encoding phycocyanin subunit beta gives MLDAFARVVSQADARGEFLSTAQLDALSAMVSNANKRLDTVNRITSNASTIVAAAARALFAEQPQLIAPGGNAYTSRRMAACLRDMEIILRYVTYATIAGDASVLDDRCLNGLRETYQALGVPGASVANGVSKMKDAAIKIANDPAGITPGDCSALMSEVATYFDRAAAAVA, from the coding sequence ATGCTAGACGCATTCGCAAGAGTGGTTTCCCAAGCTGATGCTCGCGGTGAATTCCTGAGCACCGCTCAATTAGATGCTCTGTCTGCTATGGTTTCCAACGCCAACAAGCGTCTGGATACCGTCAACCGGATCACCAGCAATGCTTCCACCATCGTCGCTGCCGCTGCCCGCGCTCTGTTCGCCGAGCAACCCCAACTGATCGCTCCCGGTGGAAACGCCTACACCAGCCGTCGTATGGCTGCTTGCTTGCGCGACATGGAAATCATCTTGCGTTACGTCACCTACGCCACCATTGCTGGTGACGCCAGTGTGCTCGATGACCGCTGCTTGAATGGTCTGCGTGAAACCTACCAAGCTTTAGGTGTACCTGGAGCTTCTGTGGCTAACGGGGTCAGCAAAATGAAAGATGCCGCTATCAAGATCGCTAACGATCCTGCTGGTATCACTCCTGGCGATTGCAGCGCCCTGATGTCTGAAGTGGCTACCTACTTCGATCGCGCTGCTGCTGCTGTTGCTTAA
- a CDS encoding chromophore lyase CpcT/CpeT — MTHSTDIKTLAQWMASDFSNQAQALENPPFFAHIRVCMRPLPWELLDGMSLYLEQAYDFMLNQPYRVRVLKLVPATDHIVVENYEVAEVEEFYGASRQPERLKNLTKDRLTKMSGCSYITHWTDHHSFKGRVEPGKGCIVVRKNQTTYFDGEFEIDAEKFISHDRGMDLETDRQVWGAIAGPFQFVRVASFASEVLTVMPG, encoded by the coding sequence ATGACCCACTCCACAGATATCAAGACCTTAGCTCAATGGATGGCTTCTGACTTCAGTAACCAAGCGCAAGCCTTAGAAAACCCTCCCTTTTTTGCCCATATCCGAGTTTGTATGCGTCCCCTGCCTTGGGAATTGCTCGATGGCATGAGTTTATATTTGGAGCAAGCTTATGATTTTATGCTTAATCAGCCTTATCGCGTGCGGGTCTTGAAATTAGTCCCCGCTACGGATCATATTGTGGTTGAGAACTATGAAGTGGCTGAAGTGGAAGAATTTTATGGGGCTTCTCGGCAACCAGAACGCTTAAAAAATCTCACCAAAGACCGCCTGACCAAGATGTCGGGATGTAGCTACATTACCCATTGGACTGACCATCATAGTTTCAAAGGTCGGGTGGAACCGGGTAAAGGCTGCATTGTGGTGCGGAAAAACCAAACCACTTATTTTGATGGTGAGTTTGAAATTGATGCCGAAAAATTTATTAGCCACGATCGCGGTATGGATTTAGAAACCGATCGGCAAGTTTGGGGGGCGATCGCTGGACCATTTCAATTTGTCCGGGTCGCTAGTTTTGCCTCGGAAGTCCTCACGGTAATGCCTGGATGA